The following is a genomic window from Actinomadura rubteroloni.
CCCGACACGCTGGACGCCCGCGGCAACCTGGTCAACCTGCTCTATCTCCAGGGCCGGCTGGACGAAGCCGAGACCGAGCAGCGGGCCGTCCTCACCGCCCTGGAGAGAACGCTCGGCCCAGACCACCCGAGCACGCTCATCGCCCGCAATTCCCTCGGCCTCGTCCTGACCGACCTCGGCCGCCTGGACGAGGCGGAAATCGAGCACCGCGCCGAATTCGAAGCGTCCGCGCGCCTCCTCGGAACCGAGCACCCCGAGACCCTCGCGAGCCGCAACAACCTCGCTCGCGTTTTGCACGAACTGGGACGGCTGGAGGAATCCGAAGCCGAATACCGGGCCTTGCTGGAGGCCGGGGAACGTGTTCTCGGCCGGGAGCATCCGCACATGCTCATCGCCCGCAACAACCGCGCGGCCGTCCTCGCGGAAGCGGGCCGCCCCGACGAGGCCACCAGCGAACTCCGCGCCGTGGTGGAGATCAGCGAGCGCGTCCTCGGACCGGACCACCCCGACACCGTGGACCGCCGGCAGGGGCTCGCCAGAATGGAGGGGCGGGGCTGAGCGTCAGGCGCGCTGGGGCATCAGGTGGGCGTTCGCCCAGCGGGTCAATTCGTTCAGAGACGGGACGAGCGCACGGCCCGTCGCGGTGAGGCGGTACCGGAGCCCGTCGGGCGGCTCGCGCTCGATCAGGCCCGTCCCGACCAGTTCGGTGATCCGGGCGGAGAGCACCGAGTCGCTGATGCCGCCGATTCCCCGGCGCAGTTCGGCGAATCCCGCGTCCCCTTCGGCGAGCACTCCGAGCAGCATCCCGGTCCAGCGTTTGCCCAGCACCTCGAAAGCCAGCGCGAGCGCTTCGTCGCATCTCGGTTGCCCCGGCATTCCGACCACCCCCTGAGTCGGCCCACCAGTCTACGAGCCGTCGGGAAAGTGACCAGTGGACGTCGTCCCGGCGGGGGGAACACCTTCAGGGGAATCGTGGTCCCGGTCACCTCCCGGACCGGACGCAAGGAGCGATCATGAAGATTCTCGGGCGCGAGCCCGCCCTGTGGACCGCCCTCACCACCGTCGCCGTCCAGTTCCTCGTCGCGTGGGGCGTCGATCTCAGCGAGCAGCAGCAGGCGTGGATCAACGCCGCGACGACGGCCGTGATGGGCCTCGTCATCGCCGTGTCGGTCGCGCGCGACCAGATCGTCCCGGCCGCGTCGGGCGTGCTGGCCGCGCTGCTCCAGCTCGCCGTGTCGTTCGGCGCGGACATCGACCAGAAGCAGATCACGACGGCGGGCGCGCTGCTGACGGCGGTGCTCGGCCTGTGGCTGCGGTCGCAGGTCACCGCGCCGGTCGGCGCGGACGGCGCGAAGGTCGCCAAGGTCCGCACCGCACGATGAAGGTTCAGTCCTCTCGCAGGTGGTACTTCATGCCCATGTGGGACGGGATGAAGCCGATCTTCTGGTAGAAGCGGATCGTCTGGGGCCGCTGGCGGTCGGTCGTGAGCTGGACGACGCGGCAGCCCCGGGCCCGCGCCTGGTCGATCGCCCAGCCGATCATGATCTGGCCGATGCCGTGGCCGCGCCGCTCGGCCGCGACGCGCACGCCCTCGATCTGGGCGCGCTCGCCCCCGGTGTAGGTGAGGCCGGGGAGGTAGGTGAGTTGGAACGTGCCCGCCAGGACGCCGTCGATCTCGGCGACGATCTGGAAGTTGTTCGGGTCCTTCTCGATGGCCGCGAAGGCGTCGAAGTAGGCAGCCGGGATGACCTCGCCGGGAGCTTCGCGGGTCGCGCCCAACGGGTCGTCGGCCAGCAGGTGGACGATCGCGGGGAGGTCGTCCCGCGTCGCCTCGCGAAAGGTCACTTCTGGATCACGCCGCACGTCAACAGGCTATCGGGACGTTCTCCGGCCTTTGTCCCAACGACTTGTAGTACTACCGGACGTAGTACTACGTTAGGTGGAGGAGAAACCC
Proteins encoded in this region:
- a CDS encoding winged helix-turn-helix transcriptional regulator; protein product: MPGQPRCDEALALAFEVLGKRWTGMLLGVLAEGDAGFAELRRGIGGISDSVLSARITELVGTGLIEREPPDGLRYRLTATGRALVPSLNELTRWANAHLMPQRA
- a CDS encoding GNAT family N-acetyltransferase, producing MRRDPEVTFREATRDDLPAIVHLLADDPLGATREAPGEVIPAAYFDAFAAIEKDPNNFQIVAEIDGVLAGTFQLTYLPGLTYTGGERAQIEGVRVAAERRGHGIGQIMIGWAIDQARARGCRVVQLTTDRQRPQTIRFYQKIGFIPSHMGMKYHLRED